In Nostoc sp. CENA543, a single genomic region encodes these proteins:
- a CDS encoding RNA chaperone Hfq — protein sequence MTVTDFDTSLPSIRQVQTLIKNTGTVEFKVVTGDLLKGRILWQDPNCVCIVDENSQQIIIWKSAIAYLKAGNRE from the coding sequence ATGACTGTAACTGATTTTGACACTTCATTGCCTAGCATTCGCCAAGTCCAAACCCTGATTAAAAATACGGGAACAGTAGAATTTAAGGTAGTTACTGGCGACTTGCTCAAAGGAAGAATTTTATGGCAAGACCCCAACTGTGTTTGTATTGTGGATGAAAATAGTCAACAAATTATTATTTGGAAATCAGCGATCGCTTATTTAAAAGCGGGGAATCGGGAATAG
- a CDS encoding cation diffusion facilitator family transporter has translation MTYDNRAEVRKVLLITLVLNLLVMGLKAFVGYLTGSLSLLADALHSVTDSANNVLGLFASKLSSPYPDREHPYGHQKFEAVGALGIAAFLGIACFEILQGAIERILKGGEPVKISPPELWLLLIVLGINIFVAFYERGVGKRVGSQILIADATHTMSDVWVTISVMVGLIGVWLGYQWLDIFLAFPVALLVFWSGWSVLKENLPWLVDQIAIAPEAIHAIATSVPGVINCHDIASRGILGRQVFIEMHLIVDAPDVETAHRITEEVERQLEARFSPVRILIHVEPPAYESEKISFDSGVG, from the coding sequence ATGACTTACGATAATCGGGCTGAAGTCAGGAAGGTTTTACTAATTACCCTAGTGCTGAATTTATTGGTGATGGGGTTAAAAGCATTTGTGGGGTATTTAACGGGTTCGCTGAGTTTATTAGCTGATGCTTTGCATAGTGTGACCGATAGTGCCAACAACGTTTTAGGATTATTTGCTAGTAAATTGTCCTCCCCGTATCCTGATCGCGAGCATCCCTACGGACACCAAAAGTTTGAAGCTGTGGGTGCTTTAGGCATCGCCGCTTTTTTAGGAATTGCTTGTTTTGAAATTCTCCAAGGTGCAATTGAGCGCATTCTTAAGGGTGGTGAACCTGTAAAAATATCACCCCCAGAATTGTGGTTACTACTCATTGTCTTGGGTATAAATATCTTTGTGGCTTTTTATGAGCGAGGTGTGGGTAAGCGAGTCGGTAGCCAAATTTTAATTGCTGATGCGACTCACACCATGAGTGATGTTTGGGTAACAATCTCTGTCATGGTTGGTTTGATTGGTGTGTGGTTGGGTTATCAGTGGCTAGATATTTTCTTAGCGTTTCCCGTGGCTTTGCTGGTTTTTTGGAGTGGTTGGTCAGTTTTAAAAGAAAATTTACCCTGGTTAGTAGATCAAATTGCGATCGCACCGGAAGCCATCCACGCTATCGCCACATCTGTCCCTGGTGTAATCAACTGTCACGATATCGCCTCACGGGGGATTTTAGGCCGTCAAGTTTTCATAGAAATGCACTTAATTGTAGACGCGCCTGATGTGGAAACCGCCCACCGCATCACAGAGGAAGTAGAACGTCAACTAGAAGCACGTTTTAGTCCGGTGCGGATATTAATTCATGTCGAACCACCAGCATACGAATCTGAAAAAATTAGCTTTGATTCAGGAGTCGGCTAA
- the dapF gene encoding diaminopimelate epimerase: MAIEFTKYHGLGNDFILIDNRASKTPVLSPEKAVQLCDRHFGIGADGVIFALPGEKDTDYTMRIFNSDGSEPEMCGNGIRCLAGFIADLEGISRNQDTYRIHTLAGVITPQLMPDGQIRVDMGLPRLLASEIPTTLGGADGKVINQPLEVEGKSWDVTCVSMGNPHCITFVPDVAAIPLETIGPKFEHHPVFPQRTNTEFIEVVSRDYLKMRVWERGAGITLACGTGACASLVAAVLNDKCDRAATVELPGGLLEIEWSELDQRVYMTGPAERVFTGKV; this comes from the coding sequence ATGGCAATCGAATTTACTAAGTATCACGGTTTGGGCAACGATTTTATTTTGATTGATAATCGTGCCTCTAAGACTCCTGTATTGAGTCCTGAGAAAGCTGTTCAATTATGCGATCGCCATTTTGGTATCGGTGCTGATGGTGTAATTTTCGCTTTACCAGGAGAAAAGGATACTGATTACACCATGCGGATTTTTAATTCCGATGGCTCAGAACCGGAAATGTGTGGTAATGGGATTCGCTGTTTAGCTGGATTTATCGCAGATTTAGAAGGGATATCTCGCAATCAAGATACTTACCGCATTCATACTTTAGCTGGCGTAATCACACCCCAACTCATGCCTGATGGTCAAATTAGGGTGGATATGGGTTTACCCCGACTACTAGCCAGTGAAATCCCTACTACCTTGGGTGGGGCTGACGGGAAAGTGATTAACCAACCTCTAGAAGTAGAAGGGAAAAGTTGGGATGTCACCTGTGTGAGTATGGGCAATCCTCACTGTATTACTTTTGTACCAGATGTAGCTGCGATTCCTTTAGAAACTATCGGGCCAAAATTTGAACATCACCCAGTTTTCCCACAACGCACCAACACCGAATTTATTGAAGTCGTGAGTCGTGACTATTTGAAAATGCGTGTTTGGGAAAGAGGCGCAGGAATCACCTTAGCTTGCGGAACTGGTGCTTGTGCTTCCTTGGTGGCTGCTGTGTTAAACGATAAATGCGATCGCGCCGCCACCGTAGAATTACCCGGTGGTCTACTAGAAATCGAATGGTCAGAACTAGACCAACGAGTATACATGACAGGCCCGGCTGAACGAGTATTCACAGGTAAAGTGTAG
- a CDS encoding calcium-binding protein: MVIKIGTGLNDTLSGSNSSDYLLGLGGDDILNGLGGNDWLFGGDGNDTLNGGDGDDTLLGENGDDSLFGGRGNDSLDGGDGNDRLDGGDGNDWLFGSSGSDYLIGGKGYDTADYRGLDQGVTLRFEYDYTGTFPSFQANPALRVVKDGGNSALPISTPATAPKDTLESVETIIGAVDKTNTINFAYFNPGANRGVFLPAASAPAIHVDLAAQKLTYDTTTLTIKNFNNVIGSAANDTILGDSKANVLDGFIGANVLNGRGGDDILRTFENDTLTGGQGADQFTLKASWKIIAGRTGVSFQQINASVITDFTPGVDKLVVDNTSSTASIPIAPESTLTYYGFAGYDNYTVPDGQLASDRFLVLGTGSITQNTLFVYDGSTGDLFYRGAYPGFGQQVKVATLQGAPTLTASDILVV, translated from the coding sequence ATGGTAATAAAAATAGGCACTGGGCTTAATGATACCCTCTCCGGTAGCAACAGTTCAGACTATTTGCTTGGTTTGGGTGGTGATGACATCCTCAATGGTCTTGGCGGTAATGACTGGTTATTTGGTGGGGATGGTAATGACACCCTCAATGGTGGGGATGGTGATGATACCCTGTTAGGAGAAAACGGCGATGATAGTCTCTTTGGTGGCAGGGGTAACGATTCTCTAGATGGCGGGGATGGTAATGACAGATTAGATGGTGGTGATGGTAATGATTGGCTCTTTGGTAGCTCAGGTTCTGACTACTTAATTGGTGGAAAGGGCTATGATACTGCTGACTATCGTGGGTTAGATCAAGGCGTAACCCTACGCTTTGAATACGACTATACTGGTACATTCCCATCTTTTCAGGCAAACCCAGCCTTACGAGTGGTAAAAGATGGCGGTAACAGTGCATTACCTATCTCCACACCAGCTACCGCTCCTAAAGACACCTTAGAATCGGTAGAAACTATTATTGGGGCTGTAGATAAAACCAATACCATTAATTTTGCCTACTTTAATCCTGGGGCTAATCGTGGTGTATTTCTTCCAGCCGCTTCAGCTCCAGCCATCCATGTAGATTTAGCTGCTCAAAAACTTACCTATGATACAACCACCCTCACGATCAAAAACTTTAACAACGTTATCGGCTCTGCTGCAAATGACACCATCTTAGGAGATAGCAAAGCCAACGTTTTAGACGGCTTTATCGGTGCTAACGTACTGAATGGTAGAGGTGGTGACGATATCCTCAGAACATTTGAAAATGACACCCTGACGGGTGGTCAAGGTGCAGACCAATTCACTCTAAAAGCCAGTTGGAAGATAATAGCTGGTCGCACGGGAGTTAGCTTTCAACAAATTAATGCCAGTGTTATTACAGATTTCACACCAGGGGTAGACAAACTGGTAGTAGATAATACTTCCTCTACAGCTTCAATTCCCATTGCACCAGAATCAACCCTAACATACTACGGTTTTGCTGGTTACGATAATTACACTGTACCTGATGGTCAATTAGCCAGCGATCGCTTCTTGGTGTTAGGTACTGGTAGTATTACTCAAAACACACTGTTTGTTTACGACGGTAGCACTGGTGATTTGTTCTATCGGGGAGCTTATCCTGGTTTCGGACAGCAAGTCAAAGTAGCTACCCTCCAAGGCGCACCCACTCTCACCGCCAGCGATATATTAGTAGTCTAA